DNA sequence from the Moorena sp. SIOASIH genome:
GCGTCGCCAGCTTGCCTTACGGGGGTTTGGCATATCCACCTTAGTTATTTTTGCGGTAGCACTACTTTGCCAAAATGTCCTGAAAGCCTGGCAAATTGACCTCTCAGCAATGCTAATCGCAACAGGTATTATCCTTTTTTTAGTGGCTCTGCGAACAGTATTATCCCAGTATAATCCCCCCACAACTAAGGATGCTTCCCCTGTAAGTCCTTCTCTGAATTTAACGATTAATCCTTTAGTTTTTCCCAGTATTTTAACTCCCTATGGCATTGCTGTTGTGGTGACTATGAGCGCCATGTTCGGACGGATGGCAATTGCTCCGGGTTCTATGTTTTTGCTATTATTTCTGGTGATGGTACTCAACTTAGGAGTGATGTTGGTCGCCCATCCCCTTTTGAATCTCATCAAACCCGTGACTCTAAGAGTGCTTGGTTTTGTGTTTGGGGTGATGCAGGTGGCTTTGGGACTGGATATGATTTTGACGGGAGTGAAACTGGAAGCGATCGCACTGAAATTTATACTAGGGTTGTAACATTATTTCCCGATAATTACTCTTAATAAAAATCTGCCCCATAAGCCCATATCTCCACAATATTACCACACCTCCTATCTCTTTACCTGCTCCCTAAAACCATAGCAATTTTTTAAATAAGAGCCAGAGCAATCATCCCCAATAAAGCCAAAGCTGATACAATTGTAGAAACGCCTTTCTTATCCTCAGATAAATCCTCTTGTTCTTCAATGGGTTCCTTAATGGTTTCCCAGCACGCCTCTCTAATCGTCGCACTCCACTCACTGCCCATTTCTGAAAACCAAAACAGATTAGGATCACCTATAAATGGTTGACGGTTAATGGTTTGCTCTTCACGGTTGACGGAGATTGGGTGACGGTTAATGGTTGAAGCTTGACGATTGGTTAATGGCTGACGGTTAATGGTTGGCCTGTGACGGTTATCGGAGTATTGGGACTGATATCGGTAAGTCTCACAAATAATTTGTTTGGGCTGATCACCAGTAACGGTATCCTTTTTCTGTGACATCGATTAACACCCGATTCTAAAGGTTGACAAGGTAAGCATTCAGCAGCTATGGCACTAGCTGCTGAATGCTGAGTGCTAATAGCTGATTTCTAAGTATCTATAGACTTATCGGGGTAATCACCAATAGTTATGCAGAAAATTTTCAATACCAGTAAGCGGTCAGTGGTCAGTGGTCAGTGGTCAGTGGTCAGCGGTCAGCATTCAGCGGTCAGTGGTCAGTGGTCAGTGGTCAGCTTATTTTATTCAAAAGCACCTCAAAGTGGCACAGGCTTCCAGCCTGTGACCTAACCCATAAGCTAATAACTAATAGCTAATAACTGATAACTGATAGCTGACAGCTGATCGCTGATCGCTTAAATCTAGATAGCATAAGCCTCAACCTCCAAGCGAACCATTTTGACATGAGTTAATCCTTGACTATCTATTGGATAACGCTCGATGTACCTATCCACAACAGTATTCAAAAATGTTTCTCTTAATTCCTGAGGAAGTCTATTGGTATAGGGAAACCAGGTTGTTCTTAACCACCCTTTCAATCCCTCCTTGCCTTGATGCTGCATATCTTTAGGAATTAACTGCACACCTTCAGCCTTAAACCCATTTTCTGGTAACCATCTTTGATACTCTTCAATGCCATAAAATGAATAAGGAAAGTTAAAGTCTATAAAATACTCTTTCCAGTCTGGAGCAGTGATAATTTCATCTATGATCAGTAGTAATTCCCTAGCATTACCTTTACCTCCCATCTGAAACAGTAATTTTCCGTGAGGTTTAAGGTGATTACGAACGCCTTTTAAAACTGAACTATGGTCATTGATCCAATGTAATACAGCATTGGAAAAGACAACATCGAAGCTATGGTTGAGGTTAATCGCTGTAGCATCCATAAGTTGAAACTCTAAATTAGGATACTCTACTGGGGGAAATTTATTCCGAGCTAACTCAACCATGGTCTTGGATGAATCAATTCCTAAAACACTACCGTTGTTAAGAATACTGGCAAATTTAGCAGTAATCTTTCCGTCTCCACAACCAATATCCAGGAGTGTTTCGTTCCCCATTAGTGATAGCTTTTCAATTAGTTCCTTTGCCCAATTGAGCTGTGCTGAGGAATTCTTAGCATAATCATCAGGATTCCATTGATTGTGATTAGTCATATATATCAATTCTAGGACTTGTGAGGTACAAATATCTAGGTTTTAGGGAGCAGGGAGCAGGGAGCAGGGAGCAGGTAAAAGAGAAGAGGCAAGAGCCAATAGTCAAACAATTATGTGTACCTCATGAGTCCTAAAAACGTTATAGCGAAAGCGGTCAGTGGTCAGTATTCAGCACTCAGCAGTCAGCAGTCAGTGCTCAGGGGTCAGCTTATTTTATTCAAAAGCACCTCAAGTATGGTGGCACAGGCTTCCAGCCTGTGACCTAACGACTGCATCAAGACAGGGTGGCACAGGCTTCCAGCCTGTGACCTAACCCATAAGCTAATCGCTGATCGCTAATAACTGACAGCTGATAGCTGATAGCTGACAGCTGACAGCTGATAGCTGAATGCTTACCTAAACTTATCGCCTCAAATTAATATGGCGAGTCAAAATCCGGATGATCTCACCCTCGACAGGAGAAGGAATCGGCGGAGTCCACGCAATCACTTCCGCAAAGCGAAGCACGTGCAATTGGTTAATCACACTCTCGACACCTTTGGGTACACCACAGGCGAGGAGGCGGACTGGGGTTTTGCCGTGAGGCACATCATAGATTGGAGCTTTGATTAGCTCTGGAAGCGATGCAGCGCGGTCTTCGGGGTTTCCCCCATGAGCGACTGCATCAAGACAAGAACGTGGGTTTACCATGTAAATATCACCTTATTTTCTTGGTGGTGGAATAGCGATCGCACATCTCGGCCTGTACAACCTATGTGCGATCGCTTTGTGCTGGCGAGGGAATTGCCAATCACTGTAACTGCGTACTTTTATACTATATCCTATCTTCTGCAGTTTGTCAACACTTTAAGTTTAAAAAAAAATTATAGAAGTATTATTTTCAACAATTCATGCTGCGACAGGTTACAATCAAACGTAACGAGCGTTTATTATGGTAAGAGGTTAAACACTAAAGTGGTGATTCACTGGAAATTGGCAGTAGTAATGGCTGAGCGCAACATCAGCAATAAAGAGCTAGCTGAGATGATTGGAAAGCATCCTAACTCCGTTTCCAGGCTAAAACGGCATCGTCGTCTACCTAGAATTGACGAAGACAAACTCAACTCCCTGTGCAAAGCACTCAAGTGCCAACCAGGGGACTTGATAGTCTATCAAGAGGATGAACAAGATCCCTAAAGCGGTAAATTTACCGGTAATCGGTAATCGGTAATTGGTAATCGGTAACCGGTAATCGGTAATTTTCCCTGAGCCTTAGCCATCAGGGCTTCATGGATGAGCCCAAAATATAGGAGCCTTGAGCTGTCTGGTGAATCGTCTCTGCAATTTTTTTAGCCACCTTCTCGCTAGTCCAGTAGCTGTCGTGAGCACTGCCACCATTGATTAATGCTAAAAATGTCGATTGCACGGGTTTAGCAACATTTTCTAATAATCCAGAACCGTAGGTAAGTACATCTTCAAGTTTGATAACTGTGTCATACTCATCTACTAATTTTGGCAACACTCCTTCTAGGGGCCAAGCAATCGGATCCCCCGGATGTACAAAGTTTTGCCAGGGTAACGCCACTCCTTGTTGAGTCAGAATTGCCAGTAACTCCTTTAGTTTGTAACTAATATCATGGGTACTCCCCTCTCTGGTTTTGCCAACAATATGGATCAGAGTAAATAGGGCAATCGGTGAACCCATGGTATGAACACTAGCCAGAGGAATGGCGCTGTCTTGCTCAGATTCGATTCCCAAAATGCTTTTGCGAATCTCCTGAATACTCTCATGACCAGGTATACTTGGGTCATCCCATCGACTAGCAAACAACACATCAAATAGGATAATCGTTCCCCAACTGTGAGTAACTAGGTGCAAACGGTCATCATCTTGGTATCCCTCCAATCCCTGATAAGCTTGTGTACTCATCTGCTCAATAGCCAGAGAACCAACATGTCTGCTGAGGTAGAGGGCCCCGTCTCCAACGAATTGTAAGATTTGCTTTTCACGGAAGTCTCTGAACCAGAACTCATTCCACACCTTCGATGCATTCAATACTCCTTGGAGTTCCTTCTCCTGCTCAATCACCACATTCCCCCAGTACAGAGGGATCTTTTTGAGTTGAATGGATGACTCAACATTACTTTGAATCAGATCGAAAAGCTTGTCAGCGTATTGGGGTGTTTCTCGATCTTGGCGAGTATTGACACCATGTATAAACAAAATGTAGTCAGTAGCCACGGATCACCCTCTCTTTTATGGAATTTTATAGATGATTCCATTAGTTTATGCGATCGCGTACCCTACGGGACGGTTATCATCGATTCCTGGTAGGGAGTAGGGAGTAGGGAGTAGGGAGTAGGGAATAGGGAGTAGGGAATATGGCATCAAAAATTCTCACAATTCGTAAGAATTCAGCTATCAGCATATGCGCGTAGCGCATATGCTTACCATCAAACTTTTACTATAATTATTTATTTAGGCTGTGCTTATCTAAATGGAATTCTTGATCGATGATGTTTTTACAAATATGAGATGCAGCCGATCTAATTTATGTCTTCTGTCTCAGATAAAAAAACAGCCAATTTATTAGACTAAGATTAATCCCTAATCAGGTAGTCTGGTAAAATAGTTTCGCTATCTATCTGTGCCAATTCAATCTGCTTTTGGGTCAGATTTTTAGCTCCTTGGAGGTTAGCCCCTCTTAAATCTGTACCCTGGAGATTAGCTCCCTCTAAATTTGCCTCTTGCAAGTTAGCTTGAATCAACGATGCCCCCTGTAAATTAGCATTCCAGAGGATTGCCTTTTCTAGCTTAGCGCTCCTGAGAAATGCCCCTTCTAGGTTAGCATCAGATAAGCAAGCGTCTGTCAAGTTAGCTTTTATCAAGTATGCTCCTTGGAGGTTAGCTTGATTACAGTCTGCCCCTTCTAGATTGGCTCCGATCACATATGCTCCTTTTAGATTAGCCTGATTAAGACAAGCTCCTTGTAGTTTGGAGCCACTAAGGTATGCTTCTTGCAGGTTTGCTTCTGTTAGGTTTGCCCCGATCAGTGTGGCGTGACGTAAATCAATTTTCTCATCTTCGAGCTCTTTTGAGCTGTCGCGCCTGCCAATAACCGTCAGGGCACCTTGAATATCAATGGGAAGTTTTTGGTTTTGTGTAATTTGAACAGGACTGGATAACTCATCTATTTGCTTTTGCTGCTCTACATTAATCTTCCAAGGGGACTGATATCGCACAAAAGTCGATAAAATTTCCATAATTTTCCAGTGGTCTTCGCCAGAAACCTTAGCAATTCGTTCTAGGGCATAAATTGCCCCTAGCCGCAGGGCAATCTGATCAGAACTCAGCCACTCCAGGGCATTATTCAAGCATTGAATTATTTGCTTGTCTTCTGTACTGATAGTATTCTTGACAGTTATACCAGTTTTTGATAGGTTATATAAACCTTTGTTTAAGTAGTAAATTTTAATCAAAATTACTAGTCCAATAGCCATTATTACAACAGCTATAAAAAACAAAATTTGGTCTTTTTGCTCTACTTGATTTACAAAAAAAAATAGTTTATTGAGTTGGGATTTTTCAAGAAACCCCTCAATAAAATTTATGGGAAATACCACAAACCAATATAACGAAGCAATCCCTAAGTAGACTAAGCCACTATAAATCAAAAAAACAACCATTTTGAACTGTAAAGGATGATTTTTTTCCTGGTTTACCTTGAGCTTCATGCCTTGTATTATCCTGACTGACTCAACTGGTAGACCTAATTAAATCACCGTCTTGTGAATATAATGTGAATAAATTAAAAAATATAACTAACGAGCTATCGAAACATCCTGAAATTTGAGAACCCCGCGTCTAATGACCGGGGATGAAAAAGAGAGACGGGGTGGGTGCATCTCATATTTGTAAAAAATATCGCAAGTGTGGGGAGTGTGGGGCCCGGGCGCGGGGAGTGTGGGGCCCGGGCGCGGGGAGTGTGGGGCCCGGGCGCGGGAATTTTCGCCCGAATTTTTGTCTAATTTCAAAACTGAGATGCACTCGACGGGGTTAACCCCCTTAAAGTATCCTGGCTATTTCCCTTTTTGATTCTCTATATACTTTTTGACCACTTCTGTGCTAACTTGACCTGTTGACGCCACAAAATAGGTCGGGGTCCATAGTGAGGGTAATTTTTTAAGATTAGGAAATTCTTTCCGCAAGTGATGTGAAGCTCGACCTTTTACCCATCGAGCTATTTCAGCAGGAGATTCATGAGTTGGTGCGTTCAAGAACATGTGGACGTGGTCTGGCATTATTTCTAGCGCAATCAATTTCCATCCATGTTCGGAAACCAGATCAAAGATTATTTCAAGAAGTCGTCGAGCCACGTGTTCTACTAATACAGGCTTTCGACGCTTTGGGACAAAAACAAAGTGATAATTTATTGAAGACACCGACCCCTCTGTACGGCGGTACTCATAATCTTTACTAGATAATTTTGCCATTTTTTCCGGGATTATGTTGACTGTAGCTGTAGTAGCAAGTATACTAGTAGACAAGGAGGTGATGCAACTTGTACAAGACAATACCAGTCAAGGCTGTATTTTCAGAAGAAGAAAGAGCATTTTGGGAATTTCAGTGTCAGCAAGCCAATAGTCTGTTTAATTGTGCAATCTACTATGCTAAACAAAAGCATTACAATTGGCTAAAGGAACAAGAGGCTTACACCACTTACTGGAGTGGTGATGACTTAAGAGTTGGTTGGAAAACTTATAAGTGTACTACCAAATATCCAGAGCTTGATATTGCCTTAAAGATGTCACCTCATTACAAAGGGATGGCGGCTCAATCTGCTCAGCAAACCCTTAAAACTGTTGGGGAAGCGATCACTAGTTTTAATAAATTAGTTGGGTTGTACTATCAGGGGAAAGTAGATAGACCTAGGTTTCCTCGTTATAGGAAGTCTGGAGGGTTTGCTGCGGTAACTTTCCCTCGGCAAGCTCTCAAGTATAGAGAAGGGTTGTTTGATCCTTCTGTCAGCAAAGAAAGCAAGCCTGAATTACTAACTCAAATAACACTTTCACCACCAGATTTTATTGACCCTGATTGGGTGAAAGAGGTCACTGTCCGCCCTTGCTACGGACAGTTGTGGATAGATTGGGTTATTGATGACAGAAAGCAGCCGATAACTGATAACCCAAAACTAGACTATTTTCAGGCCATTGGGATAGACCACGGTGGTGATAACTGGTTGACCTGCGTTTCAACGTTGGGAAAAAGCTTTATTATCGACGGTCGAAAGCTCAAATCAATGAATCAGGGGTACTGTCGCCTTGTAGCTAAATACAAATCTGGGAAACCGGAAAAGTATTGGGATTCCCATCTAGACAAAATCCAACTTAAGCGGAACAATCAGATGCGGGATGCCATAAACAAGACGGCTCGGTTTCTTGTAAATCGTTGCTTGAACAATGGGATAGGAAATCTGGTATTTGGCTGGAACGAAGGACAAAAAAATTGTTCCAGTATGGGGAAGAAAGGAAATCAAAATTTTGTACCTATTCCCACTAAGCGGCTAATTGAAAGATTAAAACAACTTTGTCCTGAATATGGGATAAAGCTAATTATCACTGAGGAATCTTACACTAGCAAAGCGTCTTTCTTGGACGGTGATTCATTACCAAAATATGGTGAAAAACCCAGCGGATGGATCCCTTCTGGCAAAAGAGTCAGACGTGGCTTGTACAAAACTGCCTCTGGAAAGTTGATCAACGCCGATTCTAACGGCGCTGCCAACATTCTCAGAAAAGTATCCACACAGTCATTCGACCTGACTAAGGTGGTTAGGGGAGCTTTGACACTCCCACATCGATATAATTTGTTCACTGATCTGTCTAAATTATATCGATATAAGGGTGAAGCGGTACGGGTTTACCCTACCGCGTAACATCCTTGTAGAATCCCCCGTGCTTTAGCCGGGGGAGATGTCAAATCTATATAGCAAAGGGAACAGGGAACAGGGAACAGGGAGTCGGGAATCGGGAGTCGGGAATCGGGAGTCGTCAGAAGCAGGAAATGGTAGGTGCGCTTTCCGTTGGCGAATTAAATTCGCCACGGGTCGCACCTGAAGAATTTTCCCGGAAATACTTGTGTATTTTGATACATATGGGTAGATTTTTTTCGGAAATACTTATGTATTTTGATACATATTTTAATGAATTTATACGTAATAAACGTACCTCCTTTTTAAAAAACCTACCCTTGTAAGCATCTCCCCATCTATCCATCTCCCCATCTCCCCATCTCCCCACCCTCCCCACACTTCCCACACTTCCCTCTCTTTCCCAACTCCCGACTCCCGACTCCCGACTCCCGACTCCCGACTCCCGACTCCCTTTACCAAGGACTAATTAACGGAATAAAAGAGGATAAATCTGACGCCAAGCTAGGATATAAAACACAGCAGTCCATACCAACAACCAGATTAATTCTAAAAACCAGAACTCTGGTAACCCTAACGGCCAACGTAACAAATCAACGATAGATGATAGGGGTAAAACAGCAGCGACATAACCCAGTCCAGTGGGTAATGTATCCCTAGGAAAATAAGTACCACAGAGAGTAAACATTGGTATCATGAACAAGAAAATCGGCACATTAATCTGATCAATAGTACGCACCGTTCCAGCTGTAAATAGCCCAATAGCAGCAAACAGCATACTCCCTAAAATAATTACAGGCAAAGATACCAGCAATTGCCAGCCAGAGTAAAGTCCCCAGATAACTGCTACTAAACCTGTGATGGTACCAGCTAGAGCTCCCTTTGTAGTTGCCCATAGCCAATCTCCAATAAATACTTCCATGAAACTCAAGGGTGCTGTCAGCAGTGCATGCCAAGTTTTTTGAAAACTCAAGCGCAAATAACTCCCATATGCTCCTTCAGAAAAAGACTGAAACAGAACCCCAATTCCTATCATTCCAGGAGCTATAAAGTTCAAATAAGAGGTGGTTTGACCATGGTAATAAACATCTCCCACTAGGGGAGTTAAACCATAGCCAAAGGCAATCAGATAGATTATAGGTTCAGAAATTGGAAGTAAACTATTGACTAGCCAAGTTTTTTGATACACTTTGGCATGACGATGCCAGACAGAGTAAATGCCCCAAAATGTTACAGAAATTCCTTTCATACCGAGTTGCATTCCAAGATAGTAGATTGGTTGGATAGGGGGATAGGGAGATGGGGAGATGGGGAGATTGGGGTAAGAGAAAGTTGTAGGTTTTACCGCAACTTGGTATCATTTATTTTTTAATATTTTACCCAATCACATCTCCCAATATAGGAGATGACAATTATTCAACCGGATGTTGATAGTAAACCTGTCTAACTTACAGCGTTTTTCATAACTATGAGGTACACAGGATTTTTTCCCTGTTCTCTGTTCTCTGCTCCCTGCTCCCTGCTCCCTAAAACCTATAACGAAAGTACCTCACAGAATTGAAAACTGCTGTAATCAATCCAATGATGTTCCGGTCAGTCGTAAAAATACATCTTCCAAGTTGGTGCGGCGGCGGCTTAGACTAACAGATGGAATCGTATTTAGCTCTTTCCAGAGAGGTTGGGAATTGTCCATAGGTAATGCCATCAGGTAGTTACTGCCAAAGGTGCGATACCAAGTTCCGTACTGAGTCGCTAATTGTTGCAGGATATCTTCCGAGATACCGTCAATCTCCACTAGCTCTTTACCAACAGTGCGCTCAATCAGGTCATTGGGGGTACCTTCGTCAATCACCTTACCCTGCTGAAGTAAGATTAAGCGATCACATAATCGTTGTGCTTCATCCATATAGTGAGTAGTCAACAACACCCCACACCCTTGATTTTTCAGGTGAATCACCAGCTTCCAAAAATCCTGCCGTGCATCCGGGTCAAGTCCTGTGGTAGGTTCATCTAAAAACACGACTTGGGGATGATTAATCAAGGCTCGTGCCAATACCAAACGCCGCTTCAATCCACCAGACAGCTCATCAATCCGCCGCTGAGCATAATCCTGTAGCCCCACCAGCCCCAGTAACTCCCCTGCCCGTTTCCGAGCTGACTTACCGGTAATCCGGTAGTGGTGGGCAAAGATAACCAAATTTTCAAATACGGTGAAGTCCGGGTCAAGATTATCCTCTTGAGTAACAATCCCCATCGAAAAACGAACCTGTCGCCCTTGAGAATGTACCTGATATTGACCCAACTGCACAAAGCCACGACTAGGAACAACTGCGCCGTAGAGCATTCCCACCGTAGTGGTTTTACCCGCACCATTCGGTCCAAGTAAACCCAAAATTTCCCCAGGATTCAGGGTAAAACTAACTCCACTAACGACAGTGCGATTGCCATAAGATTTCCACAAATCGTAAGCCGTCAGTGCTACTCGTTCCGTATCGATTTCAGATGTTGTAAGATACATAGCTAAGACAACACATGGGTTGCTCAATTTTGTTCGCGTTCGCCTTTGGCGTGGCCTACGGCCAAGCGTGGCCCATAGGCCAAGGTTAGCTGGTTGAAGGTTGTTCGCGAAGCGTGGCCAAAGGCCAAGGTTAGCTGGTTGAAGGTTAGTCGGTTGAAGGTTAGCTGGTTGAAGGTTAGCTGGTTGAAGGTTAGCTGGTTGAAGGTTAGTGGGTTGAAGGTTAGCTGGTTGAAGGTTAGTCGGTTGAAGGTTAGTGGGTTGAAGGTTAGTCGGTTGAAGGTTAGTCGGTTGAAGGTTAGTCGGTTGAAGGTTAGTCGGTTGAAGGTTAGTCGGTTGAAGGTTAGTCGGTTGAAGGTTAGCTGGGTAATGCCTCACGGACCACTGACCCAAGGTTAATTGAGTCTACTTGAATCAATATTATGACTTGGGTAAATTCATTAGCTTCACAAAGCCAAAGGAAAAGCCTTGCTTTCACTTGTACTACAAAAGTAGTATAACGATATGTTTTAATACTGTCAAAATTAATAAAGACACTAAAGATGGATGAAGCGATAGAAATCAGGCATTAGCCCCAGGAAAACAGGTACTTATCACGTCTTATCTGTATGTATCGTTAATTTCAAACCTAACCAGTTAACCTATAAGCATTCAGCTATCAGCCTTGGCCAAAAGCCACGCTACGCGAACAGCTATCAGCCTTGGCCAAAAGCCACGCTACGCGAACAGCTATCATCCATCAGCACACTAACCTTGGCCAATAGGCCACGCGATCGCGTTCAACCAGTTAACCTTGGCCAATAGGCCACGCGATCGCGTTCAACCAGTTAACCTTCAACCTTCAACCTTCAACCTTCAACCGACTAACCTTCAACCTTCAACCGACTAACCTTCAACCGACTAACCTTCAACCTTCAACCGACTAACCTTCAACCTTCAACCGACTAACCTTCAACCTTCAACCGACTAACCTTCAACCTTCAACCGACTAACCTTCAACCCCCTAACCTTCAAGCAACTCCTAAAATCAATTCCCAACTATTCAACCTTCCCGTATCCATCGCTACATCATCCACCACCTGTAATTGCCATACCCCTGATGCTGGTTTATTTAAAACCAACTTCAAAGCGGGAGTAGTTTCCACGGAATAGGTTTGTTTTAATACTCTCCTCGCTCCCAAGGTGCGACTTTGTAACAACACTATCTCACCTGTAGGGGATTTCAAACTTATCTCAATATCCCCTAAAAATTCATGCTCAATATCCACCTTTACCTGAATCTCTCTGACCGATGCTGATTGAGTTAACCGAATCCTACTAGTAATCCCCCGAGGATTATTGTCAGGAATGTTGACGCTGCGGTCATTAATTCCTTCAATCACCTTTTTGGAAGCAGATGACCTTTCCTGGGATTTCTCCTGAGCCGCTTTAACAGCCTTAAAGGCGTTAACTTTACCATAGCCAAACCACTGAGAGTGACCATTGGTATCATAGGTTCCCAGTCGTCTGTTTAACTGAGGGTCTGGATTAGGGTCTACGATTTTATCAGCACTCTGTTCCAAAATCTGCTTCACCTCCCCAGCAGTTAGGTCAGGATTGACCGAAAGCACTAACGCGGCAACTCCTGCTACTACCGGACAAGCACTAGATGTTCCGCCAAAATTGCCCACAAAATCCCCAGTCTCATAGCCAGCTGACCCCACTTGGTCAGCACTGAATACCCCTAATCCCTTGATTCCTCCTGTCACTATAGGTGCCGTATAAACATAGCCTTTGTTGGGAAACCACATCCCTGGGGGAGCATTATTACTGGGAGCGCACACGGAAACATTTTCCCCCCAATTGCTATAAGCCGACTTTTTACCCAGGCTATTACAAGCAGAAACTGTAATCACATCGGGATGAACCGCAAATCCACTCAACCATTCCGTTGACCCTTTCAACAAATTATTTGGCCACCCCCGCTCATAGATAGTGCCGCTAACTGGACGATTGGCATTCCCCGCCGCAAAAACAATCACACAGCCTTTCCCTTGACGTCCTTTAGTAGCAGCACGGGTAATCGCTGCTCGTTGTCGCAGGGATAGGGGAAAATAAGCTGATGCAGCACCCCAACTGCAAGAAATTACACTCGCGCCATGGTCAACTGCCCAATCAAACAGTGCTTCAATGCTGCGGTCATCGAGAAAACCACTGGTGCGCATTGGCATCAAAGCACACTTAGGCGCTACTCCCACAATTCCCTGACCATTTTCCTCTGCCACCGCTATCCCTGCGCAAGCGGTGCCATGACTCTCACCAGAATTAGTAGGTATGGGCAAAAAGTCTTGGTCTTTAAAGTCCCTAGGGGCAACAATTTTGCCAGGACCGGAAAAATCGGGATGGTTGATGTCAATCGCATCATCAGTCACAGCCACCACTACCGACCGGTCTCCTCGGGTAATATCCCACGCTTGCTCGACATGAATATGGGAAGCAATTGACAACATCGCACCGCCGTTATGGTTCAGATACCACTGCTTGGGATATAAGGTGTCTTGGGGACGGTAAAACGGTTCTTGGGG
Encoded proteins:
- a CDS encoding S8 family serine peptidase; translation: MTRSSSHTPDESSTSQGVPETSVGIVLQRGGDELSLEKVSDRFTIYPKNSTVTDELAQSIRLEHHGQIQSTLLQEFTVPGSERDPAMQAARENEAVAFASHVYQIKDNPDSLIYLTDELTIQFIPEADQNAIASVTDSFGLQIVQPVEGIPNTFVCEVTASARENPIKIANRLTGLPEVLTAEPNIVIPQEPFYRPQDTLYPKQWYLNHNGGAMLSIASHIHVEQAWDITRGDRSVVVAVTDDAIDINHPDFSGPGKIVAPRDFKDQDFLPIPTNSGESHGTACAGIAVAEENGQGIVGVAPKCALMPMRTSGFLDDRSIEALFDWAVDHGASVISCSWGAASAYFPLSLRQRAAITRAATKGRQGKGCVIVFAAGNANRPVSGTIYERGWPNNLLKGSTEWLSGFAVHPDVITVSACNSLGKKSAYSNWGENVSVCAPSNNAPPGMWFPNKGYVYTAPIVTGGIKGLGVFSADQVGSAGYETGDFVGNFGGTSSACPVVAGVAALVLSVNPDLTAGEVKQILEQSADKIVDPNPDPQLNRRLGTYDTNGHSQWFGYGKVNAFKAVKAAQEKSQERSSASKKVIEGINDRSVNIPDNNPRGITSRIRLTQSASVREIQVKVDIEHEFLGDIEISLKSPTGEIVLLQSRTLGARRVLKQTYSVETTPALKLVLNKPASGVWQLQVVDDVAMDTGRLNSWELILGVA